CTTAGATCCCAGCTGTGCACCACGGAGCAGCTCCCTTCACTCCTCTGTGCTCGTCTTCGCACGTGACAGCCCTGACCCCAGAAGGTTGTGGGAAGCCGGTAGATGGGGAGCTTAGAATGGCATCTGGCACAGAACGACTACAGGCCCGCTTTAGTATTCCTTTAAATTCTGGCTAATTTCTGTGAACAGACACTGGAGAAATTTCCTTGCAGCCAAACATTTTTGTCAGTGCCACATGGAGTCCGTTTCTTCACATCACAGATGATTGCTAAACCTCAGAAATCACCTCTGACGGGAAATCTCAATAGGCTTCAAAAGCCAAACACAATGGCCCCTCCTTCCCCCGCGTGTCCAGATAAACAGTTCGAGGACAATGTCAGGCTTCCACCACCTCCTAAAACCCATCTATGCCCCTGTTGTGTGGCCTCATTCATTGAACGGATCTTTGTCTAGTCTGTGCCTCGTTGAAGGTGCTGGGGGCCAGCCCAGAGCCCGAAGGCCCTCCTTGGCAGGGTGACCTCCCACTGTCCCTCTGGCCTTCATCTGCCTGGAGtctggggtgggcaggaagccctCAGCTGCCCCCTCAGATTCAGCTTCCTCTGACCACTCTGCATCGTCTGCTGCGGGGTCCCGCCCGGGATCCTCCGGTATTCAGGAAATCCCTCACCTGATTGAGTAGGTCCTGGTGACCGTGACCTCCTGGCTACCCCTCCCCAGGGCCTAGTGGCCTGCGCAGACCACACCtcatctgcccctcctcccttcctaccTGGACCTCGTGCTCCGTCTTGCCTCCCTCGCACCTGCTGTTCCTCTGCCCTGAACACtcctgctcctcccaccctgcccccttcAGGGagccctctcccagccccctgctCTTCCCACCGCCCTCCTGTGGCTCCCTCTGCCTACCCGGTCCCCACCATGACCCCTCTGAGTTTTCCTTGTCTTTGGTGGCTCTGGCTGCCCCTGGCCCACAAGccgtgggagggaagggaagggtctCAGGCCACCGGGGAATCCCCAGCACCAGCCAGCCCGGCCAGGACCAGAGCTGGTGTTTGGGGAACACAGGCGCTGCAGAGCATGGCTGAGTGGGAGCAGGTCATTTTTCTTGCCGATTCCCCCACCCTGATCCTGCCCACCAGTTCCAGGGGTCTCTCGAGCCTGCTTCCTGCTGGTCCAGTCTCTGGTACTTGCTCGGTACCCAGCGTGACCTTTCCTTTGCTGTTGGCTCCTGATGCTGCACCCGTCTCACCCTCCTTCCTctcatacatattaaaaaaaaaaaaaatttttttttttttaaagagtctagGTACTCGTGAGACCTCATGGGCTTTATACTGCCTCTCTCCACTGATCTTTCATTTCTGACCACCTCCTCCTACAGCCACACTGGCCCCTTGAAGCTGTTCCAGCAGGGCCCATgctctcacctcagggcctttgcactggctgttccttcTGTCTAGACTGCACCTGACCTCTGTCTCCAGCCACACACACCGTCCCCCACATACACACCTGCTTTCTCTTCCCGCCATAGTGTGTATCACCATCTGACCCAGATGTTCTACTTGTCTGTTGTCTGTCTGCACCACGAGTAcgccagcccccgcccccagggcacTTTCTCAGTCTTGTGCCTAGACTAATGCCAGGAACGTTCACCAGTAACCCCAATGAGCGGTGCCAACCTTCCATCCATCCTCGCTGTCTCGCCTCTGCTTCTGTCCACCTGGGACTCCATTTCTGTCTATGTGACACACCTCCCAACATTCTGACTCCATCTCTCCCTAGACTTCCCGAAACCTTTCCCCGGGCCCCGTGGGCTCCATTCTGCGGGCTCCTCCCAGGCACCCAGTGTAGTAGCCATTTTATATGGAGGCTCAAGGAGGTGGCCTGCCCAGGATCCCCCAGGGAGGAAGTCAGTAGAGGCAGGATTCCATTCCAAGCTCATGGGAATCCAGTCCCTTTTACCACAGTGCCCTGGGGACTGGGGCCTCTCAGACACCAGCTCCCAGGCTCTGCCCATCTTCCCCTTCCAGGAggccccactccctctcccaaGGGTATTCAGTCCTGGCCAATAGCTGGTAACAAACTACAGTCTGGGCTTTGTGGATGGCCACCAGTGAGCAGCCAGCCAGGCCTGCAAGAGTACggagggtgggaagggagcaGATCCCGCCACGCGACAGCTCCCAGCATACCTGCCGCATTCAGCGCCAGCCTCAGCTCATAGGAGTTCATGGTTCCAGAGGAGTCCTCATCGAACTTGTCAAATGTGGCCTGGGCCAGGAGGTATAGGTCAGTCCCAGCCCCCGGGCCCCCATGCACCCTGAAAAGGGCTGAAAGGAGGCCTCAGAGGCCAGTCAGCCTGGGTTCCCATCCCAGCtccctttcttcctggcttgGTGCCCTGGGCAAGCAGCTTTACCTCTCTGAAGCTGTTtcagtctgtaaaatgggagtaatagtAACagctattatatatattatatataatagggTTATGAGGACAAGTTGACATTCTACCCACAGGGGGCTTCGTGAGGGCTCAGCAAACAGCGAGTATAGGGAGGCCTTGGACCATTTCCTCCTCCCAGGGATCCAGAACAGTGGAAATTAATGCCTTCCACTAGCAAAGGCCTCTCAGAGGAGaggtgacttgcctgaggtcagcCAGCCAGAAAGGGGCTGAACCAGAAGCTAGGATTTCAACCCGGGACCAGAACGGGCACTTTCCATCCCTGAGCTATTAGTGCCCCTAGAGGGGCCACAGAAGGACAGAAGGGGCAAGGACATCCCAGCCAGATCCTCCAAGGTATGATGGGGCCCGCGTTCTCCTTCTCCTGAGTCAGCCCACAGAGCACCCATGTCCTTATTCGTAAAAGTGCCTTGCCGTCCAGGAGGAGGTCGCCCCAGCAACTCCCCCGACCTTACCTGCCACTCCAGGAGATGGCCCCAGAGCTGCTGGAGGTGTTGCAGGGTGAGGCTCTGTCCGTTCTGGGGATGGAGCATCTGTTAAAATCAGTATCTCTAGAAGGGGGACAGAGGCCCCAACATCCCCACCCTCCCTACCCAGGCACTGCCCCCTTCATATACCCCAAAACAGCGCAGCAGCTGCTCACAGGTCCTGAGCCCGATCTCTCCAGGGGTCCGGGCGCGGGCCCTGGctacaggaaacaaaaaaacccctggTACTTACTGCGTGCTGGCCGTCACTGTAAGTGCTAGGGACTACACTATCCCCACTGcaggaactgaggcacagggagccAAGGGACCGCTGGTAACTAGCAGAGCAGGGATCTGAACCCAGCCAAGGGGGTTCCAAGTCCCCTCATGGCAGCTACACTCCCTGTCTGCCttaggggaagggggggagctTATGAGCGGCCGTGGCTGTGGCCTTGGCCACTAGTCCTGACACAGGACCCACATGTGGGAAGAAACTGTCAGGCTGAGTCCAGGGCTCCGAGGCCTGACTCCCAGCAGCATCATGGATTAACACACCTAGGGGGCGCCATGGGGTCCACCCCGGCCCCAACTCACCAGGCTCCAAGGCAATGCTTAATAAGGTCTGGAGCTGAGAGGCACTGAGTGCTTCCTCCTGGTCAGGGAGAGAGCCAGTGGTGAGGCCATTCACTTAGGCAGCCATTCAACACAGCTCAGCGCTGGCCCCAAGAGCATGCTGGGCGGTGCTGGGGGCACAGCAGAGAGAGAGCTTACGGtccagggggagagagagacctGTCCCAGAGCGGTCAGGGCGGCAGGGGGAAGCACTGGGCTGTGGGAGTCCACAGCCGGCATGCAGCTGACCAGCCTGGGAAAGAAACCGGAGAGCTGCCAGTGAAGGGCACAGGAGAAAGACTCCTTAGCCAGGGCAGGGGACCTGAAGGGACAGAAGGCGGTCCAGGCAGACGTACAGacagggcaaaggccctgaggcagggaccAGCTAGCTGTGAGCATTTTGAGAGTAGAGAGTCAGGAGATTTAAGCACAGGGAGAAACTAAAGCAAAAGGAGACCCCCAGGATGAGGAAGGGGTcccaggggaggggtgggcccCCTTAGCCCTGGTCCCGCCCCCTCACCTCTCCTGCCAGCTCCTGAAACAgctgctccagccccagctccaggggaACGTAGGGCACCTGTGAGGCGGGAGGAGTTCAGCGCTGGCCGAGAGgacccccgccccgccgcgcccCCTTCCGGTGGCCCCGCACCATGAGGGCGTGCAGGTCGGCGCTGATGACGTCATCGATCTCCCTGCCAAGGACACAACGGAAGCGGGGAAGTcggggtggtgggggcggggccctgggcccctccccGCGTGGGTCCCGGGGAgcgtggcggggggagggggtcccgGGGCTCTGGCCGGCCCGGGGAGCCCCGAGGGGCGGGTCTGGGTGCCCCCGGCTCACACGGCGGTGTGGCGGCGCTCGGAGAAGACGCGCAGCGTGAAGTCGGCCTCGTCGCCGGCGCGGGCGGCGCTGGGCACCACCAGGTAGTGGCCGGGGCGCAGGCGGCAGCGGCGGCTCACGTCGCGGCGGGCGCAGAAGGGCGAGCGGTCGGCGCGCCGCAGGCCCGGCAGGAACTCACGGCTGCGCGGGGAGTCCCACAGGCCCAGCAGCTGCGGGCCAGGGCGGCTGAGCCCCGCCGGCCCCCCCGCAACCGCCGGGCCCCCGCCCGCGTGCCggccccccgcccgcgcccctGGGGCAGGCGGCGGCCCGGGTGACCCTGCGATCCGGGGGCCCAGCTGAGACCCACCTCCTCTGGGATCTGTGAGAAGGAAGAGCAAGGCGAGTCAGAGCCCGCGGGGGCGGCGGCCACCCTTCAGAGCCCCCTCCACACCTTGGCTTTTCTTTGcattccaccccccacccctcgtCAAGCCCCTGCCCCTCCGGCCCCTGTCCGACCCGCTCCCGTGTGCCCTCAAGGACCTTCCCTGCTCCTCGCgcctctcctccttttccctcattcccctctgccctgctgaCTGACCCCGGCCCTCTGGGCACCCTCCCGACCTCAGTCTTCCCCTGACCGCCGCCAttcccccagctctctcccctGTCTCCGACCCCCGGCCCTCCGTGGCTCCCTGGTCCCTGCGGCTCCTGCTAGGCCGAGGGGTCCCACCTGGAACACGTGGAAGCCCACGGTGAGGTACGTGAGGCCCTGGGCCCTCAGGCGCCGCCGGTTGCGCTGGATGAGTGACAGAAGGACAGTGCACTTGGGGATGCGCCCCCCCCTCGCAGGGCCCCACGCTCCtgcggccccccagcccccccagggCCCCTCCTCATCGTCATCCTCCTCGTCAGGCTCCAGCAGCGTCAGTCGGAACTGGGGGTTGGTCCAGAAGGTTTCTGGCAGAGAAGAAATGGGGTTACCCGGCCTGCCACAGCCcaccctccctggctcccctctGGGGGGGGCGCCCTCCAGGCCTCACCCGCGCCAGGCTGGCTACCGCCGGCGTTGAAGCCGCGCACCCAGCGGCCTTGGAAGGTGTGGGTGTGCCAGCCGCCTCCGGCCGGGCTGGGGCCCAGCACCTCTGGGCTCAGCGAGCAGATCTGGACCGTGTTGAAGTGGCGGAGGAAGTCCCTCAGCTCCATCCTGCACAGGGGCCAGTGGTTGGACCCTCCCCGGGGTGCCAGGGACCCCCAAATCACAAACCCCTCCACATTCCTTAAACAGCGCCCAGTACCCCTCAGTCCGCCAAATAGTAGTGACCCCCAGATTGCAGAGCCTTCCAGCTCCCCCAGATTTCACCAGATCCCCTGGAGATCTGGCCTTCAGCCCCCAAATATCAAGACCCTCACCCTCGGACTCTCAATTGCCAACAAACATCCTTCAGCCCCTCAGTGTTACCAAATCTACAGAAATGGCCCAGATGGCACCAAGCCCCCCAGTTGTCCTACGTATTACCCATTACCCACCCCCTTCAACCCTCCGAAGCCTCCCAGTTCCCCTAATATTACTAATTCTTCTTTGACTCCCCCAAATAGAACACAACCCCAAAGTTACCACCATAGGGACAGTTTCTCGCTATGATCTTGTCCCCTGTCCCTTCAAGCAGGCctcgcccccctccccgctccccttTGGCCTGGCGCCAgtccagaggcagggctgggacccTGGGCTACTCACCAGAACTCGCCATCCTCCTTTTTCACCAGCAGGGCATCTCTCCACTCTGTGGGCAGCGCGTCCCAGCGCGGGCAGCTAGGGAGATGGGGGTGTGAGGGCCGGGCGGTTGGGTCCGAgcgccccacccccctccccagatcCATCCCACCTGTCGCTCCAGGCCCCGGTCCACTCCACACGGCCCCACGGGTTCCGAAGCCGCAGCAGCCGCACCTTGGTGAAGCCCAGGGTCACCTGAAGGCGGCATCATCAGTGGGGGCTTGGCGCCGGGACAGCCCTGCAGCCCACTCACGGGGGACCCTCACCTTGTACGTGCCTGTGACGGAGTACGCGTGTCCCTTCACCAGCCCGTCTTCTGTGCGGTACTCGCCCCGATCACTCTGGgcaggggacaggggacagggaggccaCGGTGGGGCTCAAGCAAGtggctgctcctccctgcccctcaccccccaccccggcctcctgCCACCAGTGCGCCCGACTGAATGACACAGGGCTCCAAGAGCGCCTAGGATTGGTGAGTGAAGACGAGAGAGGAAGACGAAGACAAGACAAAAATAcatggagaggacagagagaggtaCAGACCAGGCGGACCcactgaaagagacagagaaacatgAAGGACGGGGAGTAACCGAGCACAGGATTAAGCAAAGAACGAGTGAGGGAATTAGACCAACTCAGTGAATGACCGAGTAGTGCTTAGGTCACTGATGAATGCATGACTCAGGTTGAGCCCATGAACA
This genomic window from Ursus arctos isolate Adak ecotype North America unplaced genomic scaffold, UrsArc2.0 scaffold_19, whole genome shotgun sequence contains:
- the CAPN12 gene encoding calpain-12, which produces MACGSRQVTIQLVDEEAGPGTRGPKPFRGQRYEAIRAACLDEGILFRDPYFPAGPDALGYDELGPDSEKAKGVEWMRPHEFCAEPQFICEDMSRTDVCQGRLGNCWFLAAAASLTLYPRLLCRVVPPGQGFQDGYAGVFHFQLWQFGRWVDVVVDDRLPVREGKLMFVRSHQRNEFWAPLLEKAYAKLHGSYEVMRGGHMNEAFVDFTGGVGEVLYLRQDTPGLFSAVRHALAKESLVGATALSDRGEYRTEDGLVKGHAYSVTGTYKVTLGFTKVRLLRLRNPWGRVEWTGAWSDSCPRWDALPTEWRDALLVKKEDGEFWMELRDFLRHFNTVQICSLSPEVLGPSPAGGGWHTHTFQGRWVRGFNAGGSQPGAETFWTNPQFRLTLLEPDEEDDDEEGPWGGWGAAGAWGPARGGRIPKCTVLLSLIQRNRRRLRAQGLTYLTVGFHVFQIPEELLGLWDSPRSREFLPGLRRADRSPFCARRDVSRRCRLRPGHYLVVPSAARAGDEADFTLRVFSERRHTAVEIDDVISADLHALMVPYVPLELGLEQLFQELAGEEEALSASQLQTLLSIALEPARARARTPGEIGLRTCEQLLRCFGNGQSLTLQHLQQLWGHLLEWQATFDKFDEDSSGTMNSYELRLALNAAGFHLNNQLTQALTSRYRDSRLRVDFECFVSCVAQLTCIFRHCSRHLDGGEGVICLTRRQWLEVATFS